The following proteins are co-located in the Megalobrama amblycephala isolate DHTTF-2021 linkage group LG12, ASM1881202v1, whole genome shotgun sequence genome:
- the gls2a gene encoding glutaminase kidney isoform, mitochondrial, protein MHGVKTLLASRAGVLIIRNAGKWERVAGSLERRHSPARLLHTSASPGQHPRHQHVITETDAGTYSKKVVAGLEDLLFYTITQGEEKLSVARFLAALKSTGLLTSDPRLRDCMRQIHHALQESVGTAMMDQEMFRKCVGSNIVLLTQAFQRKFIIPDFEAFTSLINHLYYNVQAQQGGKVADYIPQLAKFSPNLWGVSLCTVDGQRHAIGDTDMPFCLQSCVKPLEYALAVHEAGTEHVHKYVGKEPSGLKFNKLFLDEEDKPHNPMVNAGAIVISSLIKPGSNKAEKFDFMMDYLKRMAGREYVGFSNATFQSEKETGNRNYAIGYYLKEKKCFPSGADMTAALDFYFQLCSIEVTCESGSVMAATLANGGICPITGERVLSAEAVRNTLSLMHSCGMYDFSGQFAFHVGLPAKSGVSGAVLLVVPNIMGVMCWSPPLDRVGNSIRGIHFCQELVSQFNFHNYDNLRHFAKKLDPRRQTGHERNKSVVDLMFAAYSGDVSALRRIALSAVNMELTDYDTRTALHVASAEGHLEAVKFLTDTCKVNPNAKDRWGNSPLDDAMQFGHNAVVKVLQEYQSIYKHTLMPEEISADTCPNSTIDVEELKSMETLEGLI, encoded by the exons ATGCATGGTGTTAAAACCCTACTGGCGTCTAGAGCTGGTGTTTTGATCATAAGGAATGCTGGAAAATGGGAGAGAGTTGCGGGAAGTTTGGAAAGAAGACACTCACCTGCTCGGCTGTTGCACACGAGCGCATCACCGGGCCAGCATCCGCGCCATCAGCACGTGATCACAGAGACGGACGCCGGGACGTACAG TAAGAAGGTGGTTGCTGGGTTGGAGGACCTGTTGTTCTACACTATCACCCAGGGAGAAGAGAAACTCTCAGTGGCACGTTTCCTGGCT GCACTCAAAAGCACTGGTCTGCTGACCTCTGACCCCCGTTTGAGAGACTGTATGCGACAGATCCATCACGCTCTCCAAGAGTCTGTTGGAACGGCAATGATGGACCAGGAAATGTTCAGAAA ATGTGTTGGCAGTAACATAGTTCTCCTGACTCAAGCCTTCCAAAGGAAGTTCATCATTCCAGACTTTGAGGCCTTTACCTCCCTCATAAACCATCTGTATTATAACGTACAGGCACAGCAAGGAGGCAAA GTAGCTGACTACATCCCTCAATTGGCTAAGTTCAGTCCAAACCTCTGGGGAGTTTCTCTGTGCACAGTGGATGGTCAGAg ACATGCTATAGGGGACACGGACATGCCATTTTGTCTGCAGTCATGTGTGAAGCCTCTGGAGTATGCGCTGGCCGTGCATGAGGCTGGCACTGAACATGTGCACAAATATGTGGGGAAAGAACCAAGTGGCCTCAAATTCAACAAACTCTTTTTAGATGAAGAGG ATAAACCTCATAATCCCATGGTGAATGCAGGAGCCATTGTAATCAGCTCTCTCATAAAG CCTGGTTCCAACAAGGCAGAGAAGTTTGACTTT ATGATGGATTATCTGAAGAGAATGGCTGGCAGAGAATATGTTGGGTTCAGTAATGCCAC TTTCCAGTCAGAAAAAGAGACCGGTAACAGGAACTACGCAATTGGCTATTatctcaaagaaaaaaaa TGTTTTCCCAGTGGAGCTGACATGACGGCAGCCCTTGACTTCTACTTTCAG ctGTGCTCTATTGAGGTGACATGTGAGTCCGGCAGTGTCATGGCAGCCACATTAGCTAATGGAGGGATCTGTCCAATCACAGGCGAGCGTGTGCTCAGTGCCGAGGCCGTCCGAAACACTCTCAGTCTCATGCACTCCTGTGGCATGTATGACTTCTCCGGCCAGTTCGCCTTTCAC GTGGGTTTGCCTGCTAAATCTGGGGTGTCTGGTGCCGTGCTGCTCGTAGTGCCTAATATTATGGGAGTAATGTGCTGGTCTCCGCCTCTTGACCGTGTCGGCAATAGCATCCGAGGCATCCACTTCTGCCAG GAGCTAGTCTCGCAGTTTAACTTCCATAATTATGACAATCTGAGACACTTTGCAAAGAAGTTAGACCCTCGTAGACAGACAGGCCACGAGAGG AACAAGTCTGTGGTGGATCTGATGTTTGCTGCATACAGTGGTGACGTTTCAGCTCTCAGGAG AATTGCTCTCTCTGCAGTCAATATGGAATTGACTGACTATGACACCCGTACCGCCCTACATGTGGCTTCAGCAGAAG GGCACTTAGAAGCAGTCAAGTTTTTAACAGATACTTGCAAAGTTAACCCCAATGCAAAGGACAG ATGGGGGAACTCACCTCTCGATGACGCTATGCAGTTTGGGCACAACGCAGTAGTGAAGGTACTGCAGGAGTACCAGAGcatttacaaacacacactaatGCCAGAGGAGATCAGCGCTGACACCTGTCCCAATTCCACCATTGACGTAGAGGAACTGAAGAGCATGGAGACGCTGGAGGGTTTAATATGA